The following proteins come from a genomic window of Azoarcus sp. PA01:
- a CDS encoding TrkH family potassium uptake protein produces the protein MIFGLLMGFPLAVSWLLDDTATVAYDEAILITFGAGLVLWATTRGTRRDLRPRDGFLLVAATWAVMPVFGSLPLIFYLPELSFTDAYFEAASGLSTTGATVLTGLDKLPISINLWRTFLHWVGGMGVIVLMVAILPLLGIGGREVFKAEAPGPMKESSLTPRIAETAKGLWTVYTLITVACGLSLWAAGMAPWESLIHAFSIVGLGGFSSKDASLGHFDSVPIELVTIAFALLAACNYGTHYLALARRSFGPYAEDPEIRWFFAVQIIAILFLTAYLTYFGAHEDLWATLRYVAFHVVSISTSLGLASYDYTLWPMFAQLLILFLGSFAPCSGSTGGGIKMIRAIILYQQVFREVVRSLHPAAVRPVRIGNALVSDQVLHAVLGFSFMYMVSIVALTLVLSAAGLEIITAFSAVVACINNTGPGLGAVGPASNYQALTDAQTWVLSFTMILGRLEIFTLLVVLTPTFWRR, from the coding sequence ATGATCTTCGGCCTGCTGATGGGCTTTCCGCTCGCGGTGTCGTGGTTGCTGGACGACACCGCGACAGTGGCTTACGACGAGGCGATCCTGATCACGTTCGGCGCCGGCCTCGTGCTATGGGCGACGACGCGCGGAACGCGGCGCGACTTGCGCCCGCGCGACGGCTTCCTGCTGGTCGCGGCCACCTGGGCCGTGATGCCGGTATTCGGCAGCCTGCCGCTGATCTTCTACCTGCCCGAACTCTCGTTCACCGACGCCTATTTCGAAGCCGCGTCCGGGTTGTCGACGACGGGCGCGACGGTGCTCACCGGGCTCGACAAGCTGCCGATTTCGATCAACCTGTGGCGGACTTTCCTGCACTGGGTCGGCGGCATGGGCGTGATCGTGCTGATGGTTGCGATCCTGCCGCTGCTCGGCATCGGCGGCCGCGAGGTGTTCAAGGCGGAGGCGCCGGGGCCGATGAAGGAATCGAGCCTGACGCCGCGCATTGCCGAGACCGCGAAAGGCCTATGGACCGTGTATACGCTGATCACCGTCGCATGTGGGCTCAGCCTGTGGGCAGCCGGCATGGCGCCGTGGGAGTCCCTGATCCACGCGTTTTCGATCGTCGGTCTGGGCGGGTTTTCGAGCAAGGACGCGTCGCTCGGCCACTTCGACAGCGTGCCGATCGAGCTCGTCACGATCGCTTTCGCGCTGCTCGCCGCCTGCAACTACGGCACGCATTATCTTGCGCTGGCGCGCCGAAGCTTCGGCCCCTACGCCGAGGATCCGGAGATCCGCTGGTTTTTCGCTGTACAGATCATCGCGATCCTGTTCCTGACTGCGTACCTGACGTACTTCGGCGCGCACGAAGACCTGTGGGCGACGCTGCGCTACGTCGCGTTCCATGTCGTCTCGATATCGACCTCGCTCGGCCTCGCGAGCTACGATTACACGCTGTGGCCGATGTTCGCGCAGCTGCTGATCCTCTTTCTCGGCAGTTTCGCCCCGTGCTCGGGCTCGACCGGCGGCGGCATCAAGATGATCCGCGCGATCATTCTGTACCAGCAGGTTTTCCGCGAAGTCGTGCGCTCGCTGCATCCGGCCGCGGTAAGGCCGGTGCGCATCGGCAACGCGCTGGTGTCGGATCAGGTGTTGCATGCCGTGCTCGGTTTCAGCTTCATGTACATGGTCAGCATCGTGGCGCTGACGCTGGTGCTGTCGGCGGCCGGGCTCGAGATCATCACCGCGTTCTCCGCCGTCGTCGCCTGCATCAACAACACCGGCCCGGGGCTCGGTGCGGTCGGCCCGGCGTCGAATTACCAGGCGCTCACCGACGCCCAGACGTGGGTGCTGTCGTTCACGATGATTCTCGGCCGCCTGGAAATCTTCACGCTGCTCGTCGTGCTGACGCCGACGTTCTGGCGCCGCTGA
- a CDS encoding cobyric acid synthase yields the protein MPHAVALMVQGTTSDAGKSTLVAGLARVLFRRGVRIAPFKPQNMALNSAVTVDGGEIGRAQALQALAAGLAPHSDFNPVLLKPSTDVGAQVIIHGRVALSLSARDYHAYKPTAMAAVMASWDRLVTAYECVLVEGAGSPAEINLRDRDIANMGFAEAADVPVILVADIDRGGVFAHLVGTLELLSPSEQARVKGFVINRFRGDLALLQPGLDWLEARTGRPVLGVLPYLHGLFLDAEDGLADARADKGEARVTVVAPVYPRISNHTDLDALRLHPQVDFRWVGPGQALPAADLIVLPGSKSVQADLAWLRAQGWDAAILRHLRYGGKLAGICGGFQMLGRWLHDPLGLEGGAGSTAGLGLLDMETTLAAEKRLENVCATLNLPGSPAAAGYEIHMGVSRGAALERPALQFGPGRGDGALSADGQILGTYLHGLFDTPGALSALLAWAGAGDVESVDLAARREADLDRLADAIERHLDLGRLFPEAWVGR from the coding sequence ATGCCACATGCCGTTGCGCTGATGGTTCAGGGAACGACGTCGGACGCCGGGAAAAGCACGCTCGTCGCCGGCCTCGCCCGGGTGCTGTTTCGCCGCGGCGTGCGCATCGCGCCGTTCAAGCCGCAGAACATGGCGTTGAATTCCGCCGTGACCGTCGACGGCGGCGAGATCGGCCGTGCGCAGGCACTGCAGGCGCTCGCCGCAGGGCTCGCGCCGCACAGCGATTTCAATCCGGTGCTGCTGAAGCCGTCGACCGACGTCGGCGCGCAAGTCATCATCCACGGCCGCGTCGCGCTGAGCCTGTCGGCGCGCGATTACCATGCGTACAAGCCGACCGCGATGGCGGCGGTGATGGCGTCGTGGGATCGCCTCGTCACCGCGTACGAGTGCGTGCTCGTCGAAGGCGCGGGCAGTCCCGCGGAAATCAATCTGCGCGACCGCGACATCGCGAACATGGGGTTCGCCGAAGCCGCCGACGTGCCGGTGATCCTTGTCGCCGACATCGACCGCGGCGGAGTGTTCGCGCATCTGGTCGGCACGCTGGAACTGCTGTCGCCGTCCGAGCAGGCGCGCGTCAAGGGCTTCGTCATCAACCGCTTTCGCGGCGACCTCGCGCTGCTGCAGCCCGGGCTCGACTGGCTCGAAGCGCGCACCGGGCGGCCGGTGCTCGGCGTGCTGCCGTACCTGCACGGGCTGTTCCTCGACGCCGAGGACGGCCTCGCCGATGCCCGCGCCGACAAGGGCGAAGCGCGCGTCACGGTGGTCGCGCCGGTCTATCCGCGCATCTCGAACCACACCGACCTCGACGCGCTGCGCCTGCACCCGCAAGTCGATTTCCGCTGGGTCGGCCCCGGCCAGGCGCTGCCGGCGGCGGACCTGATCGTGCTGCCCGGTTCGAAGAGCGTGCAGGCGGACCTCGCGTGGCTGCGCGCGCAGGGCTGGGACGCCGCGATCCTGCGGCACCTGCGCTACGGCGGCAAGCTCGCCGGCATCTGCGGCGGCTTCCAGATGCTCGGTCGGTGGCTGCACGATCCGCTCGGCCTCGAAGGCGGCGCCGGCAGCACCGCCGGGCTGGGCCTGCTCGACATGGAAACGACGCTCGCCGCCGAAAAGCGCCTCGAGAACGTGTGCGCGACGCTGAACCTTCCCGGCTCGCCCGCAGCGGCAGGCTACGAGATCCACATGGGGGTGAGCCGCGGCGCGGCGCTCGAGCGGCCGGCGCTGCAGTTCGGGCCTGGACGCGGCGACGGCGCGCTGTCGGCGGACGGCCAGATCCTCGGCACGTATCTCCACGGGCTCTTCGACACGCCCGGCGCGCTGTCGGCGCTGCTCGCGTGGGCGGGCGCCGGGGACGTCGAAAGCGTCGATCTCGCCGCGCGGCGCGAAGCCGACCTCGACCGGCTGGCCGACGCGATCGAGCGCCACCTCGACCTCGGCCGGCTGTTTCCGGAGGCATGGGTCGGGAGGTAA
- a CDS encoding LytR C-terminal domain-containing protein → MLEQQGMARPRLTNSRPFDQAASFVEYRDGYRDAASAFAARLPFRPAIRATASNDLAVDVRLMLGHDLTRSDACAVLGLCSRLARDPAGQLAALGTAAASAE, encoded by the coding sequence TTGCTCGAACAGCAGGGGATGGCGCGCCCGCGATTGACGAACAGCCGCCCGTTCGACCAGGCCGCGTCCTTCGTCGAATATCGCGACGGCTACCGCGATGCGGCGAGCGCTTTCGCCGCCCGGCTGCCGTTCCGGCCGGCCATCCGAGCCACGGCATCGAACGATCTCGCCGTCGACGTGCGGCTGATGCTGGGTCACGACCTCACCAGAAGCGACGCTTGCGCCGTATTGGGCCTGTGCTCCCGGCTCGCCCGCGATCCCGCCGGACAGCTTGCAGCGCTGGGGACTGCTGCCGCTTCCGCCGAGTGA
- a CDS encoding DUF485 domain-containing protein encodes MYAHIRRNPRFAELVSKRTRFATILSAIVLTIFYGFVLLVAFAPDLIGSRLSGTSNLTFGVAAGLFQFIFFWVLTFVYVRRANGEFDDINNEIVRAAWKDEK; translated from the coding sequence ATGTATGCGCATATCAGGCGCAATCCGCGTTTTGCGGAACTCGTTTCGAAGCGCACCCGCTTCGCGACGATCCTGTCGGCGATCGTGCTGACGATCTTCTACGGCTTCGTGCTGCTCGTGGCGTTCGCGCCCGATCTGATCGGCTCGCGCCTGTCCGGCACCAGCAACCTCACGTTCGGCGTCGCCGCCGGTCTGTTCCAGTTCATCTTCTTCTGGGTGCTGACCTTCGTCTACGTGCGCCGCGCGAACGGCGAGTTCGACGACATCAACAATGAAATCGTGCGTGCCGCATGGAAGGACGAAAAATGA
- a CDS encoding enoyl-CoA hydratase-related protein — protein MKGRIVFSSGDGIATLVLSNPGKLNAIDSAMWIALRETFERIAADDGLRCVILRGDGDKAFAAGGDIEEFLTVRATVEDALHYHDGLVAAALDAVRASPVPTVAAIQGACVGGGLEIAGCCDLRIAGESARFGAPINRLGFSMYPGEMAGLLDLVGPAVLLEILLEGRILTAREALQKGLLTRIVDDEKVIDEAQASAARIAAGAPLVARWHKQWVHRLMRNEPLGADEKRAAFAFLDTADYREGLDAFFAKRPPRFTGR, from the coding sequence ATGAAAGGCCGGATCGTTTTTTCGTCCGGTGACGGGATCGCGACCCTCGTCTTGTCGAACCCCGGCAAGCTCAACGCGATCGACTCGGCGATGTGGATCGCGCTGCGCGAAACGTTCGAACGGATCGCGGCCGACGACGGGCTGCGCTGCGTGATCCTGCGCGGCGACGGCGACAAGGCGTTCGCCGCAGGCGGCGACATCGAGGAATTCCTCACCGTGCGCGCGACCGTCGAGGACGCGCTGCACTACCATGACGGACTCGTCGCGGCCGCGCTCGACGCGGTCCGTGCGAGTCCGGTTCCGACCGTTGCGGCGATCCAGGGCGCGTGCGTCGGCGGCGGCCTCGAGATCGCAGGCTGCTGCGACCTGCGCATCGCCGGTGAATCCGCGCGCTTCGGCGCCCCGATCAACCGCCTCGGCTTCTCGATGTACCCGGGCGAGATGGCCGGGCTGCTCGACCTCGTCGGCCCGGCAGTGCTGCTCGAGATCCTGCTCGAAGGCCGCATCCTGACCGCGCGTGAAGCGCTGCAGAAAGGCCTGCTGACGCGGATCGTCGATGACGAGAAAGTCATCGACGAAGCGCAGGCGAGCGCCGCCCGCATCGCCGCCGGCGCGCCGCTCGTCGCGCGCTGGCACAAGCAATGGGTGCACCGGCTGATGCGGAACGAGCCGCTCGGCGCGGACGAGAAGCGCGCCGCGTTCGCGTTCCTCGACACCGCGGACTACCGCGAAGGGCTCGACGCGTTCTTCGCCAAGCGCCCGCCGCGCTTCACCGGCCGCTGA
- a CDS encoding DUF4118 domain-containing protein has product MTDSVQNKFTPPRLRPDWQMYAMAGFAVGAVALFSSAALGHHLDPVNIVMLFPLAVLFSAARFGRGPAVFAAFLSVALFDFFFVAPHLTFAVGDLQYLLTFAVLLAVALITAELAAKLKLQRDAAQLRERHTHALCEMGGELSAALTAAQIADITARYLRDGFGARARLLLPQGDGRIAAADDTPCDAALVERARRVIADPHGPHPPAAESDGIVLVPLRGPMQVRGVMAVEAGDRRGAWSAGQLPLLETFAALIAIALERVHYIAVAQAAQVEMASERLRNSLLGALSHDLRTPLTALAGLADALPLAGPPLPAAQAELAQGIREEALRTSALVGNLLDMARLQSGKVRLQREWQPLEDVVGASLQARARQLAGHRLRLDLPADLPLVQIDAVLMDRVFCNLLENAAKYTPAGGCIEIRARALDEAIEIVVADDGPGLPPGRAQELFAKFSRGQTESARPGIGLGLAIVEAIVHAHGGTVRAENAAAGGARFVVELPRGEPPALPQADS; this is encoded by the coding sequence ATGACCGATTCCGTCCAGAACAAGTTCACGCCGCCCCGGCTCCGGCCCGATTGGCAGATGTATGCAATGGCGGGCTTCGCAGTCGGTGCGGTCGCCCTGTTCAGCAGCGCGGCGCTCGGCCACCATCTCGATCCGGTCAACATCGTCATGCTGTTCCCGCTCGCGGTGCTGTTCTCCGCGGCACGCTTCGGCCGCGGGCCGGCGGTTTTCGCTGCATTCCTGTCCGTCGCGCTGTTCGACTTCTTCTTCGTCGCCCCGCATCTCACGTTCGCGGTCGGCGATCTGCAGTACCTGCTGACTTTCGCAGTGCTGCTCGCGGTGGCGCTGATCACCGCCGAGCTCGCGGCGAAGCTGAAGCTGCAGCGTGACGCCGCGCAGCTTCGCGAACGGCACACGCACGCCCTTTGCGAAATGGGCGGCGAGCTGTCGGCCGCGCTGACCGCGGCGCAGATCGCCGACATCACCGCACGCTATCTGCGCGACGGCTTCGGGGCCCGTGCAAGGCTGCTTCTGCCGCAAGGCGACGGACGGATCGCGGCGGCCGACGACACGCCGTGCGACGCCGCGCTGGTCGAACGCGCGCGCCGGGTGATTGCCGACCCGCATGGCCCCCATCCCCCTGCTGCCGAATCGGACGGCATCGTGCTGGTTCCGCTTCGCGGACCGATGCAGGTGCGCGGCGTCATGGCGGTCGAAGCCGGCGACAGACGAGGCGCGTGGTCCGCCGGCCAGCTTCCGTTGCTCGAGACTTTCGCCGCGCTGATCGCGATCGCGCTCGAACGCGTCCATTACATCGCCGTGGCGCAGGCAGCGCAGGTCGAGATGGCGTCCGAGCGGCTGCGCAATTCGCTGCTCGGCGCCTTGTCGCACGACTTGCGCACACCGCTGACCGCGCTGGCAGGGCTCGCGGACGCGCTGCCGCTCGCCGGGCCGCCGCTGCCGGCTGCGCAGGCCGAACTCGCCCAGGGGATTCGCGAAGAAGCACTGCGCACCAGTGCGCTCGTCGGAAACCTGCTCGACATGGCGCGGCTGCAGTCCGGCAAAGTCCGGCTGCAACGTGAATGGCAGCCGCTCGAGGACGTTGTCGGTGCGAGTCTGCAGGCGCGCGCACGCCAGCTCGCCGGTCACCGCCTGCGGCTCGATCTGCCGGCCGACCTGCCGCTGGTGCAGATCGACGCGGTGCTGATGGACCGGGTGTTCTGCAATCTGCTGGAAAATGCCGCGAAGTACACGCCGGCAGGCGGCTGCATCGAAATCCGCGCACGAGCGCTCGACGAAGCAATCGAGATCGTCGTCGCCGACGACGGCCCGGGACTGCCGCCCGGACGCGCGCAGGAGCTGTTCGCGAAGTTCAGCCGCGGCCAGACCGAATCGGCGAGACCGGGCATCGGCCTCGGGCTCGCGATCGTCGAGGCGATCGTCCACGCCCATGGCGGCACCGTGCGCGCGGAAAACGCGGCCGCCGGCGGCGCGCGCTTCGTCGTCGAACTCCCGCGCGGCGAGCCGCCGGCGTTGCCGCAGGCCGACTCATGA
- a CDS encoding cation acetate symporter, which yields MRKSSFLSRLAGGLLPLGFAASALAGDAIEATEKQGLNLTAIGMFFVFVLLTLGITYWAASRTKSTADFYTAGGGITGWQNGLAIAGDYMSAATLLGLTAMMYTQGVDAYIYMIAFFVGWPIILFLMAERLRNLGKFTFADITSYRLDQGKVRTMAAVSSLTVVCFYLVAQMVGAGQLIKLLFGLDYVYALFVVGALMMVYVTFGGMVATTWVQIIKACMLLIGGTTVMLLAFSQFGFSFDELTTRAMEVHKLGDKLLAPGSLLADPVTAISLGLGLMFGTAGLPHILMRFFTVTDAKEARKSVLYASGIVAYFFNVIAIMGLCAMLIVGTNPAFFEGGELGGKVIGGGNMIAMHLASAVGGNLLLGFLSAVAFATILAVVAGLALAGASAISHDIYSRVIMKGKASETTELKVSKFATIGLGIVAVLLGIAFEKMNIAFMVALAFGVAASANFPVLILSMYWKGLTTRGALWGGYSGLVSAVMFVVLSKSVWVDVLGNASAIFPYTQPALFSMPIAFLLTFIVSKLDMSARAKREIEAFEDQYVRAQTGVGAATASSH from the coding sequence ATGAGGAAATCATCCTTCCTGTCGCGTCTCGCGGGCGGTCTGCTGCCGCTGGGATTCGCCGCCTCGGCCCTCGCCGGTGACGCGATCGAGGCCACCGAGAAGCAGGGCCTCAATCTCACCGCGATCGGCATGTTCTTCGTCTTCGTGTTGTTGACGCTCGGCATCACCTACTGGGCGGCGAGCCGCACCAAGTCGACCGCCGACTTCTACACCGCCGGCGGCGGCATCACCGGCTGGCAGAACGGGCTGGCGATCGCCGGCGACTACATGTCGGCGGCGACGCTGCTCGGCCTGACCGCGATGATGTACACGCAGGGCGTCGATGCGTACATCTACATGATCGCGTTCTTCGTCGGCTGGCCGATCATCCTGTTCCTGATGGCCGAGCGCCTGCGCAACCTCGGCAAGTTCACGTTCGCCGACATCACGTCGTACCGCCTCGACCAGGGCAAGGTGCGCACGATGGCAGCGGTCAGCTCGCTGACGGTCGTGTGCTTCTACCTCGTCGCGCAGATGGTCGGCGCCGGTCAGCTGATCAAGCTGCTGTTCGGCCTCGACTACGTCTATGCGCTGTTCGTCGTCGGCGCGCTGATGATGGTGTACGTGACGTTCGGCGGCATGGTCGCGACGACCTGGGTGCAGATCATCAAGGCGTGCATGCTGCTGATCGGCGGCACGACGGTGATGCTGCTCGCATTCAGCCAGTTCGGTTTCAGCTTCGATGAGCTGACGACGCGCGCGATGGAAGTGCACAAGCTCGGCGACAAGCTGCTCGCGCCGGGGAGCCTGCTCGCCGATCCGGTCACCGCGATCTCGCTCGGCCTCGGTCTGATGTTCGGTACCGCCGGGCTGCCGCACATCCTGATGCGCTTTTTCACCGTCACCGACGCGAAGGAAGCGCGCAAGTCGGTGCTCTACGCTTCGGGCATCGTCGCGTACTTTTTCAACGTCATCGCGATCATGGGCCTGTGCGCGATGCTGATCGTCGGCACGAACCCGGCGTTCTTCGAAGGCGGCGAGCTCGGCGGCAAAGTCATCGGTGGCGGCAACATGATCGCGATGCACCTCGCGAGCGCCGTCGGCGGCAACCTGCTGCTCGGCTTCCTGTCGGCAGTCGCGTTCGCGACGATCCTCGCGGTCGTCGCCGGTCTCGCGCTCGCCGGCGCGTCGGCGATCTCGCACGACATCTACTCGCGCGTCATCATGAAGGGCAAGGCGTCCGAAACCACCGAGCTGAAAGTGTCGAAGTTCGCGACGATCGGCCTCGGGATCGTCGCCGTGCTGCTCGGCATCGCGTTCGAGAAGATGAACATCGCGTTCATGGTCGCGCTCGCGTTCGGCGTCGCGGCCTCGGCCAACTTCCCGGTGCTGATCCTGTCGATGTACTGGAAGGGCCTGACGACCCGCGGCGCGTTGTGGGGCGGCTACTCCGGCCTCGTCAGCGCGGTGATGTTCGTCGTGCTGTCGAAGTCGGTGTGGGTGGACGTGCTCGGCAATGCGTCGGCGATCTTCCCCTACACGCAGCCGGCGCTGTTCTCGATGCCGATCGCGTTCCTGCTGACGTTCATCGTGTCGAAGCTCGACATGAGCGCGCGGGCGAAGCGCGAGATCGAAGCTTTCGAGGATCAGTACGTGCGTGCTCAGACCGGGGTCGGAGCAGCGACCGCATCGAGCCACTGA
- a CDS encoding response regulator, with protein MSAPRSPAPVVVIIEDEPHIRRFLRAALESEHCQVVEAATAARGLIEAGSRKADLLIVDLGLPDGDGGELIAQLRAWSAVPVLVLSARDDEADKVAALDAGADDYLTKPFGVAELLARVRALLRRALRPQSDGPAVVSFGDIVVDPTRRTVTRAGEPVHLTPIEYKLLGHLIANAGRVLTHRQLLAQIWGPAHVEHTHYLRVYMAGLRRKLEPNPAFPSHILTVPGVGYRLAL; from the coding sequence ATGAGCGCGCCGCGCAGCCCTGCTCCGGTTGTCGTCATCATCGAGGACGAACCCCACATCCGGCGCTTCTTGCGCGCCGCGCTCGAATCCGAGCACTGTCAGGTCGTCGAAGCCGCGACTGCGGCACGCGGCCTGATCGAAGCAGGTTCGCGCAAGGCGGACCTGCTGATCGTCGATCTCGGCCTGCCCGACGGCGACGGCGGCGAACTGATCGCGCAGCTGCGCGCCTGGTCAGCCGTGCCGGTCCTCGTGCTGTCCGCGCGCGACGACGAAGCCGACAAGGTCGCGGCACTCGATGCCGGCGCCGACGATTACCTGACCAAGCCTTTTGGCGTCGCCGAGCTGCTTGCCCGCGTGCGCGCGCTGCTGCGCCGCGCGCTGCGGCCGCAGTCGGACGGGCCGGCCGTCGTGAGCTTCGGCGACATCGTCGTCGACCCGACGCGGCGCACCGTGACCCGGGCCGGCGAGCCGGTCCATCTGACCCCGATCGAATACAAGCTGCTCGGTCATCTGATCGCGAACGCCGGCCGCGTGCTGACGCACCGCCAGCTGCTCGCGCAGATCTGGGGTCCGGCCCACGTCGAACACACGCATTACCTGCGCGTGTACATGGCCGGTCTGCGCCGCAAGCTCGAACCGAACCCGGCTTTCCCGTCGCACATCCTCACCGTGCCGGGCGTCGGCTACCGGCTGGCGCTGTAG
- a CDS encoding cobalamin-binding protein, producing MTPLRIAATLCLCLLLAAPLRAELVVEDDTGRRVQLAQPARRIVSLAPHVTELLFAAGAGARIVGAVEYSDFPEAAKALPRVGGYSNVDMEAVAALRPDLVIAWRSGNRNAHLDKLAALGIPVFLNEPRSLDDVAHSLETFGRLAGSEPAGHAAAESFRARRTALARRYGKLPAVPLFYQIWDDPLMTINDEHLISDVIRLCGGRNVFGALAQLAPAIGVESVLAADPEVIVASGMGDARPEWLDRWKRWPGLAASRAGNLYFVPPELIQRHTPRILDGAAQLCEFLDAARAKRGVR from the coding sequence ATGACCCCGCTTCGTATCGCCGCGACCCTCTGCCTTTGCCTCCTGCTCGCCGCTCCGCTGCGCGCGGAACTCGTCGTCGAGGACGACACCGGACGCCGCGTGCAGCTCGCGCAGCCGGCACGTCGCATCGTCAGCCTCGCGCCGCACGTCACCGAGTTGCTGTTCGCCGCGGGCGCGGGAGCGCGAATCGTCGGCGCCGTCGAGTACAGCGACTTCCCGGAGGCGGCTAAGGCGCTGCCGCGCGTCGGCGGCTACAGCAACGTCGATATGGAGGCGGTCGCGGCATTGCGGCCGGACCTCGTCATCGCGTGGCGCAGCGGCAATCGCAACGCGCATCTCGACAAGCTCGCCGCGCTCGGGATCCCGGTGTTCCTCAACGAACCGCGCAGTCTCGACGACGTCGCGCACAGCCTCGAGACGTTCGGCCGCCTCGCCGGCAGCGAACCGGCCGGCCACGCCGCGGCCGAGTCGTTTCGCGCGCGCAGGACGGCGCTCGCACGGCGTTACGGCAAGCTGCCAGCGGTGCCGCTGTTCTACCAGATCTGGGACGATCCGCTGATGACGATCAACGACGAGCACCTGATTTCGGACGTCATACGCTTGTGCGGCGGCAGGAACGTGTTCGGCGCGCTGGCGCAGCTTGCGCCGGCGATCGGCGTCGAAAGCGTGCTCGCGGCCGATCCGGAAGTGATCGTCGCCAGCGGCATGGGCGACGCGCGCCCGGAATGGCTCGATCGGTGGAAACGCTGGCCGGGGCTCGCGGCGAGCCGCGCCGGGAATCTCTATTTCGTGCCGCCCGAACTCATCCAGCGCCACACGCCGCGGATTCTCGACGGCGCCGCGCAGCTGTGCGAATTTCTCGACGCGGCGCGCGCGAAACGCGGCGTGCGCTGA